Proteins encoded together in one Elusimicrobiaceae bacterium window:
- a CDS encoding HAD hydrolase-like protein produces MIKVVLFDVDGTLVKAGGCGRRALNRALRRLYGKRDICSDHILAGSTDRDNFTKSFISAVGAKPKASDLKLIEKTYLALLPAEVNAAVRERRYEKIAGVEKLLANLSRRKNVLVGLGTGNVEHGARLKLEPSGLWPHFKFGGYGCDGLERVAVLKTGVRRAEKVLGMKVKPSQVFIVGDTEKDVVAGKQAGYHTGAVINGYGCAETVIRSAPELLAEDFSETEYWLMWLGLVASGQKVERGCFMFPNSAIDHVQHGRTGDHAPQADRLCCARPAAKNRAKGKK; encoded by the coding sequence ATGATAAAAGTGGTACTTTTCGACGTGGACGGCACTCTGGTCAAGGCCGGCGGGTGTGGCCGCCGCGCGCTTAACCGGGCTTTGCGCAGGCTGTACGGCAAACGCGATATCTGCTCCGATCATATTCTTGCCGGCAGCACCGACCGGGACAATTTCACAAAATCGTTCATTTCCGCTGTGGGCGCAAAGCCGAAAGCGAGTGACCTGAAGCTCATTGAAAAGACCTATCTGGCATTGCTGCCCGCCGAAGTGAATGCCGCGGTCCGCGAACGGCGGTATGAAAAAATTGCCGGGGTGGAAAAACTGCTTGCAAATCTTTCCCGCCGCAAAAACGTGCTGGTGGGGCTGGGAACCGGGAACGTGGAACATGGAGCGCGGCTGAAGCTGGAGCCGTCCGGGCTTTGGCCTCATTTTAAATTCGGCGGGTATGGCTGCGATGGCCTTGAGCGGGTGGCTGTGCTGAAAACCGGGGTAAGGCGCGCGGAGAAGGTTTTGGGGATGAAGGTCAAACCGTCACAGGTTTTCATTGTCGGCGACACGGAAAAAGACGTGGTGGCGGGCAAGCAGGCCGGATACCATACCGGAGCGGTCATTAACGGCTATGGCTGCGCGGAAACGGTTATCCGCAGCGCGCCGGAACTGCTCGCCGAGGATTTTTCTGAAACGGAATATTGGCTCATGTGGCTGGGGCTTGTGGCTTCGGGCCAGAAAGTGGAACGGGGCTGCTTCATGTTTCCCAATTCCGCAATTGACCATGTTCAGCACGGCCGGACCGGCGACCATGCGCCGCAGGCTGACAGACTGTGTTGCGCCCGGCCGGCGGCAAAAAACCGGGCGAAAGGCAAAAAGTGA
- the hutI gene encoding imidazolonepropionase — IRHNPLAEDAETVDVGGAVVIPGFCDSHTHPVFSGARISDFALRTAGADYAAVKAGGGGIISSVKGVRESSESALKKKLLARAEKFLMAGTTTIEAKSGYGLSKESEIKSLRAIRHAAAECPLGMVPTLLAAHSLPPEFSDADSYVSHIMAEIIPAVGAEKLAVFADIFCERGFFTPAHVRELMACAKAHGLKPKVHAEQFTHCGGLEAAADCGAVSADHADLADSRDIGLLKSSGTVATLLPASNHFLGLSKFPPARALIDGGAAVALATDFNPGTSPCWNMQFVLSLACTHMGMTPEEALCAATVNGACAMGLSGTAGRIEVGLPADFAVMDVDDYRELCYYFGDNMCVMTVKNGESVYISG, encoded by the coding sequence GATCAGGCATAATCCGCTTGCGGAGGATGCCGAAACGGTTGATGTCGGCGGAGCCGTTGTCATACCGGGTTTTTGCGACAGCCACACTCACCCCGTTTTTTCCGGCGCCAGGATCAGTGATTTTGCGCTGCGCACCGCCGGGGCGGACTATGCTGCGGTAAAAGCGGGCGGCGGAGGAATAATTTCCAGCGTGAAAGGCGTGCGCGAATCTTCGGAGAGCGCGCTTAAAAAGAAACTTCTGGCACGCGCCGAGAAATTCCTTATGGCCGGTACCACCACTATTGAGGCAAAGAGCGGGTACGGCCTGTCAAAAGAGTCTGAAATCAAAAGCCTGCGCGCGATCCGCCATGCGGCGGCGGAATGTCCGCTTGGCATGGTGCCGACCTTGCTTGCCGCCCACAGCCTGCCGCCGGAATTTTCCGACGCGGACAGTTATGTAAGCCACATCATGGCCGAAATAATACCCGCGGTCGGCGCGGAAAAACTGGCTGTTTTCGCGGATATTTTCTGCGAGCGCGGGTTCTTTACCCCGGCGCATGTGCGCGAGCTGATGGCTTGCGCCAAAGCGCATGGCCTTAAACCGAAGGTTCACGCCGAACAGTTCACGCACTGCGGGGGCCTGGAGGCGGCCGCGGACTGCGGGGCGGTTTCCGCCGATCACGCCGATCTGGCTGACAGCCGCGATATCGGGCTGCTGAAATCGTCCGGCACGGTGGCGACGCTGCTGCCGGCTTCAAATCATTTTCTTGGGCTGTCGAAATTTCCGCCCGCCCGCGCGCTTATTGACGGCGGAGCCGCGGTGGCTCTTGCCACCGATTTCAATCCCGGCACTTCGCCCTGCTGGAATATGCAGTTTGTGCTGAGCCTCGCCTGCACGCACATGGGCATGACCCCGGAGGAAGCGCTGTGCGCGGCCACCGTCAATGGCGCGTGCGCCATGGGGTTGAGCGGAACAGCCGGCCGCATCGAGGTCGGCCTGCCTGCTGATTTCGCGGTTATGGATGTGGACGACTATCGCGAGCTCTGCTATTATTTCGGCGACAATATGTGCGTGATGACGGTCAAAAACGGCGAGTCGGTCTACATTTCCGGTTAA
- a CDS encoding class I SAM-dependent methyltransferase gives MIKVKKNWPRGFFDKVFYEPSSVCARKRAGLEAEFFARALGLKRGMSVLDVACGQGRHSVLLAGKGLAVTGVDVTRAYLDDARAYAKREGVNARFVRTDMRKLAYSGEFDGALCAFTSFGYFDRKTNFDVLKRIFRALKPGGRFVIDVISREYLERYMEPRDWFEMPEGGFLLEEHEFDARAGRVRTRMVRILENGRIMDRAFGHIVYGAEELKALLLKAGFEPLKSWKSFTPDAPVKNRAIVLVRRPDKSV, from the coding sequence GTGATAAAAGTAAAGAAGAACTGGCCGCGCGGTTTTTTTGACAAGGTGTTTTACGAGCCTTCGTCGGTTTGCGCGCGCAAGAGGGCCGGCCTCGAGGCGGAATTTTTCGCGCGGGCGCTTGGCCTCAAACGCGGCATGAGCGTGCTGGACGTGGCGTGCGGACAGGGCCGGCACTCCGTTCTGCTTGCCGGGAAAGGGCTGGCCGTGACCGGCGTGGATGTGACCCGCGCCTATCTGGATGACGCGCGGGCATACGCAAAACGCGAAGGCGTGAATGCGCGGTTTGTCAGAACTGACATGCGCAAACTGGCTTATAGCGGCGAGTTTGACGGCGCGCTGTGCGCGTTCACCAGTTTCGGCTATTTCGACCGCAAAACCAATTTTGACGTGCTCAAGCGCATTTTTCGCGCGCTCAAGCCGGGCGGCAGGTTTGTGATTGATGTGATAAGCCGGGAATATCTCGAGCGGTATATGGAGCCGCGGGACTGGTTCGAGATGCCGGAGGGCGGGTTTCTGCTAGAGGAACATGAATTCGACGCGCGCGCGGGCCGGGTAAGAACCCGCATGGTCAGGATTTTGGAGAACGGCAGGATTATGGATCGCGCGTTCGGGCATATTGTGTACGGCGCCGAAGAACTTAAGGCGCTGCTTTTGAAAGCGGGGTTTGAGCCGCTGAAAAGCTGGAAATCATTTACGCCGGATGCGCCGGTGAAAAACCGGGCGATAGTGCTTGTGCGCAGGCCGGACAAATCAGTTTAA